From the genome of bacterium HR11:
TGTATTCGGGCGACATGACCGAGCGGATGCGTACGTGCGGGATGCTCTCCAGGCGGGTCTCGTCCGAGGCAAACTCCAGGTCCTGCATCGCCCCCCTCCTCCCACCGCCGTCGGACCGGGCGGCCCCCGCCCGGGGCCCCAGGGGCAGGGCCGTAGATGCCCTTCGGGCGCAGGTGTCGGGTCGTGGAAATACGGGAAATACGGAAAAGATCTTATATTTTCCCCCACGCCGGCCGGCCCGTCAAGGGAAGCGGGGCGGGCGGTCCCGGCAGGGTGCCCGGTCAGTACGAACGCCGGCATAAATGCCAGTGTTCCGAAGTATTACATGTACAGCTTGATTACATGGTGATAAGGAGCGTTCTCGAACCCCGGGACCCGCCGGACTTCTCTCGGGGCTTGCAAGGTCATGGGGCTGGAGGCAGACCCTCAGGTCGGAGCGTGAGCGGCTCTGTCGATACCCTCTTCAGGCTTCTGGGGAGGCCCTGGGCCCGCCGACACAGGGGGCGGACGCCGGCATGACGGCCGGCGTCCGGATGGGATGGACGCCGCAGGGGCTTTGAGACGATGGCTCGGGATGTCAACAGAGCCTTATCGTTTCTGACTGAAGGAGTAGGTCGCCGGGGTCTTACTCGCCGATGCGTTGGAGGACCTCGTTCGCATCGTCCAAGATGAGGATCCGGGGTCGGACATGCCGCGCCGTGTCGGGAGCGACCCAGGCGTAGGCCGCCACGATCAGCCGGTCCCCGACTTCGGCCAGTCGGGCGGCGGCCCCGTTGACCTCGGCCGTGCGGGAGCCCGCCGGGGCCGGGATCAGGTAGGTCTCGAAGCGGGCGCCCGTATTTACGTTGTAGACCTGGACCTGTTCATAGGGGAACAGGCCGGCCGCCTCCAGGAGGGCCGCATCGACGGAGAGGCTCCCCGCATAGTCCAGACGCGTCCCGGTGACACGCAGGTTATGGAGCTTGGCCCGTAAGACGCATACATACATGGCGATAGCCTCAAGATGCAGGATGTGAGCGGAGCCGTTCGGATCGGAAAAATCCCGATTGCATCGGCTTCTCCGACCTTTCGAGAAATCGATGTTCGGTGTTGGGTGTTAGGTCCGAAGAGACCACAGACCATAGACCGAACGGAGTCGCCGGGATACCCTGCCTCGGGGCGAAGCGACCCGGGCTTCCGAACAGGTCTATGGTCGATGGTCCGTAGTCTTTCTGCGTCACTTCACGTTCAGGATCACGTTATCGATCAGCCGGGTCGAACCCAAGTAGATGGCCGCCGCCAGCAGGGCTCGTCCCCGGATGGTCTCGACGGGTTCGAGGTCTTCCGGGTCGACGAGGGCGACGTAATCGACCCGGATCCGGGGCTCCTGGGCCAGGAACGACCGGACGGCCTCGACGACCTTGGCGGCGTCTCGCTCGCCTTCTTCCTGGACGAGGCGCTGGCCGAGCTGGAGGGCCTGGTACAGCCGCGGGGCGACGGCCCGTTCTTCGGGCGAGAGGTACACGTTCCGGGAGCTCATCGCCAGGCCGTCGCTTTCCCGGACGATGGGGAGCTGGATGACCTCCACGTTCATGTTCAGGTCCTCTACCATCCGGCGGATGATGACGAACTGCTGGGCGTCCTTCTGGCCGAAAAACGCGAAGTCGGGCTGGACGATGTTAAAGAGCTTGCATACGACGGTGGCCACGCCGCGAAAGTGGCCGGGCCGGGATGCGCCTTCCCATTTCTGGCTCAGGCCTTCGACCTCCACGTATGTTCGATAGCCTGGGGGATACATGTCTTCCGCCGAGGGGTAGAAGAGGACGTCCACGCCCTCCCGGCTCAGGATCTCGACGTCCCGGTCGAGGTCTCGGGGATAGCGGTCGTAGTCCTCGTGGGGTCCAAACTGGAGGGGGTTCACGAAGATACTGACGACCGTGTGGTCGGCCATCCGTTTGGACTCCCGGACGAGGCTCAGGTGGCCCTCGTGAAGGTAGCCCATCGTCGGGACGAATCCGACCGTCCGGCCCTGCCGGTGCCAGTCCCGAACGATCTCCTTCATACGGGGGATGCGCCGCACGATTTCCATCGCTCAACCTCCGGTCGTCGGTGCCGGGAACAGACTCCTCTGCTCGACGCGGGCCCGGAACTCCTCGACGGTCTGTCGGAACAGCTCGTAGGCGTTTAGGAGCCGCACGGCGAAGGACGGCGGCGGGAAGGGCGTCAGGCCCACGAGGTCGTGGAACACGAGGACCTGGCCGTCACAGTCGGGGCCCGACCCGATGCCGATCGTCGGGATCCGGAGCCGCCGGGTGATTTCCCGGGCCCACTCGGCCGGCACGCACTCGAGGACGATGGAGAAACAGCCGGCCGCCTCGAGGGCAAGGGCATCTTCGAGGAGCCGTTCCCGCTCGTCCTCGGACTTGCCCGGACGGACAAAGCCGCCGATGAGTAGATACGACTGGGGCGTCAAGCCGATATGGCCCATCACGGGGACCTGGGCCTGGACCATCCGACGGACCGTCGCCGCCCGTTCCCGGCCGCCCTCGATCTTGACGGCGTCGGCGCCGGCCTCTTTGATGAAACGCAGGGCGTTCCGGACGGCTTCGGCGTCGTCGACCTGAAAGCTCCCCAGGGGCATGTCGGCGACGACCATCGCCGACGGCCGGGCCCGGGCGACGGCCTTCGTGTGATGGAGCATCTCCTCCATCGTCACGGGGAGGGTCGTCTCGTAGCCCAGGACGACCATGCCGACCGAGTCGCCGACGAGGATGATGTCGATGCCGGCTTCGTCGACGATGCGGGCCGTCGGATAGTCGTAAGCCGTCAGCATCGTGATGGGTTCGCCTTGGGCCTTCTTGCGTTGGAGGGTCCGAAGGGTGACCTTCGGACGGCGCGGGGCAGGGGGGTGAGAGGACATGGGGGCACCTCCGACTCCGGGGCGCTGAGGCTCCCGGGTGGTCCTGAAATTTTACACCCCCGGCGGTCTCCAGGCCACAGGCGAGTGGCGAGGTGGCAAATGGCGAGTGGCGAGTGGCGAATGGCGAATAGATCCCCATTTTCCCTATCTCCCGACCTGCCCATCTGCCGACTTGCCTATCTGCCGACCTGCCCATCTGCCGACTGCCTATCTCCCGACCTGTCTCCCGTCGCCCTATCCTGAGGGCAGGCCCAAAAGCCTGCCCCTGCCTCCCCAATCTTGCATCCTGCATCTCCCATCCTGTATCTTGCATCCTGCATCCCGCACGGACTCGGAAGGGGAGTCATGTCAGACCGCTACAGTCAGCTCCTGGCGGGGTATGCTCACGCCATCGAGTGGACAGCCCTGCCGCCCGAGACCATCCATGAAGTCAAGCGTCGGGTCCTCGACTCGATCGGGGTGGCTGTCGCCGCCTTCGCCGAGGACGCGCCGAAGGCCGTCCGAAAGTATGCGTACGCTTTTCCGGTCCCGAATGGGGCGACCCTCTGGGGAACGCCCGTCCGATCGACGCCCGAGATCGCCGCCTTCGTCAACGGCGTGATGGTCCGCTACCTGGACTTCAACGACACGTACCTCTCCCGGGAGCCCCTCCATCCGAGCGACATGATTCCGGCCCTGATGGCCTTGGCCGAATGGCGCCGGTGCCCGCCTCAGAACTTCATCGTGGCCGTCGCCGTCGCTTACGAGGTCGGGGTCACCCTCTGCGATGCGGCCAGCCTGCGGTCTCACGGTTGGGACCACGTCAACTACATCGCCGTCGGGACGGCCTGCGGGGCGGCCCGCCTCCTGGGCCTGACGCCGACCCAGACGGAGCACGCCATCGCCATCGCGACCGTACCCCATGCGGCGCTCCGTCAGACCCGAGCCGGCGAGCTTTCGATGTGGAAAGGGGCGGCGGCGGCCAACGCCGCCCGGAACGCCGTCTTTGCGGCCCTCCTGGCCGAGGCCGGGATGACCGGTCCCTTCCAGCCCTTTGCAGGCGAGATGGGTTTCTTCCGTCAGCTCCTGGGCGGCGAGGCCTTCGACGAGGCGGCCCTCCGGGGTCTGGCCGAGGGTCGGCCGCCGCGGCGCATCCTCGACAC
Proteins encoded in this window:
- the panD gene encoding Aspartate 1-decarboxylase, with protein sequence MYVCVLRAKLHNLRVTGTRLDYAGSLSVDAALLEAAGLFPYEQVQVYNVNTGARFETYLIPAPAGSRTAEVNGAAARLAEVGDRLIVAAYAWVAPDTARHVRPRILILDDANEVLQRIGE
- the panC gene encoding Pantothenate synthetase, whose protein sequence is MEIVRRIPRMKEIVRDWHRQGRTVGFVPTMGYLHEGHLSLVRESKRMADHTVVSIFVNPLQFGPHEDYDRYPRDLDRDVEILSREGVDVLFYPSAEDMYPPGYRTYVEVEGLSQKWEGASRPGHFRGVATVVCKLFNIVQPDFAFFGQKDAQQFVIIRRMVEDLNMNVEVIQLPIVRESDGLAMSSRNVYLSPEERAVAPRLYQALQLGQRLVQEEGERDAAKVVEAVRSFLAQEPRIRVDYVALVDPEDLEPVETIRGRALLAAAIYLGSTRLIDNVILNVK
- the panB gene encoding 3-methyl-2-oxobutanoate hydroxymethyltransferase, translating into MSSHPPAPRRPKVTLRTLQRKKAQGEPITMLTAYDYPTARIVDEAGIDIILVGDSVGMVVLGYETTLPVTMEEMLHHTKAVARARPSAMVVADMPLGSFQVDDAEAVRNALRFIKEAGADAVKIEGGRERAATVRRMVQAQVPVMGHIGLTPQSYLLIGGFVRPGKSEDERERLLEDALALEAAGCFSIVLECVPAEWAREITRRLRIPTIGIGSGPDCDGQVLVFHDLVGLTPFPPPSFAVRLLNAYELFRQTVEEFRARVEQRSLFPAPTTGG
- a CDS encoding 2-methylcitrate dehydratase, whose translation is MSDRYSQLLAGYAHAIEWTALPPETIHEVKRRVLDSIGVAVAAFAEDAPKAVRKYAYAFPVPNGATLWGTPVRSTPEIAAFVNGVMVRYLDFNDTYLSREPLHPSDMIPALMALAEWRRCPPQNFIVAVAVAYEVGVTLCDAASLRSHGWDHVNYIAVGTACGAARLLGLTPTQTEHAIAIATVPHAALRQTRAGELSMWKGAAAANAARNAVFAALLAEAGMTGPFQPFAGEMGFFRQLLGGEAFDEAALRGLAEGRPPRRILDTYIKYWPVEYHAQSAVDAALQLRRELGDPAQVAAVHIDTFRAAYEIIAKDPEKWEPRTRETADHSLPYIVAVALLDGQVTRESFSPERIRDPRVRDLLKHRVTLREDPDLTKQYPDGIPNRITVQTSDGQTLVREVRYPRGHARNPMTDEEVLAKFRANVALYWTAEQADRVADLILHLEGLTGWDELMTWLRI